A DNA window from Brassica napus cultivar Da-Ae chromosome C1, Da-Ae, whole genome shotgun sequence contains the following coding sequences:
- the LOC106376848 gene encoding ERAD-associated E3 ubiquitin-protein ligase HRD1A, with protein MIRLRTYACLSFIATLSIIHHAFTTRGQFYPAAVYLSTSKISLMLLLNMCLVLMLALWHLVKLVFLGSLREAEVERLNEQAWRELMEILFAITIFRQDFSSGFLPLVVTLLLIKALHWLAQKRVEFIETTPNVSKIAHVRIVSFMAFLLVVDALFMYSSVRHLVRSRQASVSLFFSFEYMILATTTVAIFVKYVFFVTDMIMDGQWEKKPVYTFYLELIRDLLHLSMYICFFFVIFMNYGVPLHLLRELYETFRNFQIRVSDYLRYRKITSNMNDRFPDATPEELTASDATCIICREEMTTAKKLICGHLFHVHCLRSWLERQQTCPTCRALVVPPENGTSTTAAGQRGLHQGSQQGTSSSGAQGSETRSSAGGSNDSLSRHHARLQAAASAAAMYGKSMVYPSANAIAWSQPGLEKASTEAHHHPSSSSSDPTSQLPGENSRAYANIPEAKLENMKNSLETQLEVLRNRLHFLEKRKVETTGEADNKGKTVVDASVDGAE; from the exons ATGATCCGATTAAGAACCTACGCATGCCTCAGCTTCATCGCCACCCTCTCAATAATCCACCACGCCTTCACCACCCGGGGCCAATTCTACCCCGCCGCCGTCTACCTCTCCACCTCCAAGATCAGCCTGATGCTCCTCCTCAACATGTGCCTCGTCCTCATGCTCGCCCTCTGGCACCTCGTCAAGCTCGTCTTCCTCGGCTCCCTCCGCGAAGCCGAGGTCgagaggctgaacgagcaggCCTGGAGAGAGCTCATGGAGATTCTCTTCGCCATCACGATCTTCCGCCAGGACTTCTCTAGTGGTTTCCTTCCTTTGGTTGTTACGCTCTTGCTGATCAAGGCCTTGCATTGGCTCGCTCAGAAGAGGGTTGAGTTTATCGAGACGACTCCTAACGTCTCTAAGATCGCTCACGTTCGTATTGTTTCTTTCATGGCGTTTCTTCTTGTTGTGGATGCTCTCTTTATGTATAGCTCTGTGAGGCATTTGGTTAGGTCTAGGCAGGCTTcggtttctctcttcttctctttcga GTATATGATTTTGGCGACGACTACTGTGGCGATTTTTGTGAAGTATGTCTTCTTTGTTACTGATATGATTATGGATGGTCAGTGGGAGAAGAAGCCAGTTTATACTTTCTATCTTGAGCTTATCCGTGACCTGCTTCATCTGTCTATGTACATTTGCTTCTTCTTTGTCATTTtcat GAACTATGGTGTGCCTTTGCACTTGTTGAGGGAACTCTATGAAACCTTCAGGAACTTCCAGATTCGTGTTTCTGATTACCTTCGTTATCGTAAAATCACTTCCAATATGAACGACAGGTTCCCTGATGCCACTCCCGAAGAACTTACTGC AAGTGATGCCACATGTATTATATGCCGTGAAGAAATGACAACTGCCAAGAAGCTGATATGCGGGCATCTGTTTCATGTGCATTGTCTTCGATCCTGGTTGGAACGACAGCAGACATGTCCTACTTGCAGGGCACTTGTTGTACCTCCTGAGAATGGCACATCTACTACAGCTGCAGGCCAACGAGGATTACACCAAGGTTCTCAACAAGGTACTTCAAGCTCAGGCGCTCAGGGATCTGAAACACGTTCTTCTGCTGGTGGTTCCAATGATAGTTTGAGCAGGCACCACGCCAGGCTTCAAGCAGCTGCTTCTGCAGCCGCCATGTACGGGAAATCAATGGTTTATCCATCTGCAAACGCAATAGCATG GTCGCAGCCGGGTCTAGAGAAGGCTTCAACAGAAGCACATCATCATccttcatcatcatcctctgACCCAACATCTCAGCTTCCTGGTGAAAACTCTCGTGCCTATGCAAATATCCCAGAGGCTAAGCTGGAAAATATGAAGAACTCTTTAGAGACCCAGCTCGAG GTTTTGCGAAACAGACTTCATTTTCTGGAGAAGAGGAAAGTGGAAACCACAGGGGAAGCAGATAACAAAGGAAAGACGGTTGTTGATGCTTCTGTAGATGGAGCAGAGTGA